The segment CGGCCTTCCATCGTCAATCCAGACACGTTCGTATCGCCGGGACCGATAGAAGCCGAGAACCGCGGCGCGGTCGGACCATCTGGGAAAGAGGCGATCAGCTATTCGCGCGTTCAGCAGCAGCTTCAGTCTGAGGGGACTGCTCTCGCCTTGTTCGGGCAGCTTCAGTGGCCAATAGATTCGCCAACCCGCCAAAGCCGCCAGCAAAAGAGCGGCGACTCCCAGAGAGACGCTTGCGCGGCGGCCGAGCATCTTGGATGTTTGCTCCAGTAGTCGTGTCCGTTGCGATATTCGTCCGCGCTTCAAATCCGATTGGTTTGGCAACCGACCATCCAGATGGCCGGGCACCGATCAAGACTGACAGGTTATTCCACCTCACACCTTCCCGTCCACCATCACCTCGATCAGCTTCGTTCCCGGCCGGTTGAACGCCGACGACAGCGCCGCCTTCAGCTCACGGTGATCACTGACCTTGATCGCTTCGCAGCCCAGCGCCTTCGCCATGCCGGCGAAATCCACCGGCGGATCGGCGAAATCCATGCCGACGTAATTGTCATCGCCATGGAAGGCAAGCAGGCGCTGCTTGATGATGCGATAGCCGCCATTGTTGGCGATGACGACGTTGAGCGGCAGCTTGTGATGCGCCGCCGTCCACAGCGACTGGATCGAATACATCGCGCTGCCGTCGCCTGAGAAACAAACGACAGGTCGATCCGGATTGGCGATGCTGGCGCCGACCGAGGCCGGCAGACCCCAGCCGATGCCGCCGGAGGCGAGCCCGTGATAGCCGTAGCGATCGCGGTGCGGACGCAGCGCCGTGATCTGGCGGCTGGAGGTGAGGCCTTCGTCGACGAGGATGGCATTGGCCGGCATCGCCTCGACCATTTGCAGCACCAGATAGTCTGGATCGATCGGCGCTCGGCCTGCACTCCTGCCGATCTGCTCGACCAACGCGGCACGGCGCGCGCTCCAATTCTTCGGCGCCAGCTCGGCGAGGCGCTGCCTGGCGCGTTGCACCAGTATGGCGCCGCCCATCTCCTTCAGCACCGGGATCAGCGCACGCAGCGTCTCCTTCACATCGGCCTTGAGCGCAATCTCCGCACCAAAATTCTTGGCGATCTCCCAATCAGCCAGGCCGACCTGGAGAATGGGCAATCCGTCCGGCAGCGGGTCGACCTCGCTATAGACCGACATGCGTACAGGATCGCCGCCGAGCGCGACCAACAGATCGTAGGGTGCGAGCGTATCGCGCGCGGCCTTCTGCACACGCGCCAGCGTGCCGACGAAGCTCGGGCTCTCGGAGAGGAAGTGCGAGCCATAGGGCGTCGAGGACTGGTAGGCGGCGGCGCCCAGCAGCTCGGCGAGCTCGGCAGCCTCCTTCAGCGCATCGCTCTTCACCACCTCGTCCATGGTGACGACCACCGGGCGCTCGGCTTTCAACAGGCGCGCAGCAAAGGCGCGCAGCGCCTCGTCCGACGGTTTTGTTCGTGCATCGATGCGGGTGGAACGACCGAGATCGATGCCGGCCTCGCTGTTGAGGATGTCGCCCGGCAGCGAGATGAACACCGGCCCGGTCGGCGGCGTCATCGCGACCTTGGCAGCGCGGCGCACGATGCGCGGCAGATCCTCAAGCCGCGTCACCTCGACGGCCCATTTCACCAGCGGCTCGGCCATGCGCACCAAGGGTCCGTAGAGCACCGGCTCCATCAGGCCGTGGCCCTGCTCCTGCTGGCCCGCGGTCAGGATCATCGGCGTGCCCGTGAACTGGGCGTTGTAGAGCGAGCCCATCGCATTGCCGAGGCCGGGCGCGACGTGGACATTGCATGCGACCAGCTTCCCGGAGGCGCGGCTGTAGCCGTCGGCGATCGCCACCACCAGGCTCTCCTGCATCGCCATCACATAGGTGAGGTCGGGATGGTCCTTCAGCGCATGCATGATCGGCAGCTCGGTGGTACCGGGATTGCCGAACAGGTGCGTAATGCCCTCGTCCTTGAGCAGCGCGAGAAAAGCGGAGCGGCCGGTGATCTTGTTCTTCATGTTTCCTCCAGGAGCGGCCGTTGCCGCAAGGGCGGAGGCATGATGGACGAAGTCACGGGATGCGCGCAAGGAAGCGCGGTCATGGCTGCGTTGCGCACGCGAGGAGAAGCTGGAAAGATGGGCCGAAGCCGGAGGACGTCATGGCTTACGATGAAGGCACCGCCGCACGGGTTCGCAGATTGCTGGCAGGCCAACGCCACGTGGCGGAAAAGAAGATGATGGGCGGGCTTTGCTTCATGGTGGACAACGTCATGTGCTGCACCATCAGCGGCCGTGGCGGCATGCTGTTTCGTGTCGGCCCGGAAGCGCATGCGGGCATGTTGAAAAAGCCACACACGAGCCCAATGGAAATGCGCGGGCGCATCATGACCGGCTTCGTCCGGGTGTCCGACGAGGGCACGCGAACCGAGGCCGGGCTCAGGGTCTGGGTGAAACGCGCACTCGATTTCGTGGCAACGATGCCGGCCAAGCCGCCGGCGAAGAAGGCTGCGCCGCGCACGGCGGCGCCGACAAGCACAAAGGCTAAAGCGCCTCCTCGCGGCCGAGTTCGAACAGGTCTTCGCCGCTAGCGCGCTTCTTCTTTTTCGAGCGCTGCCAGACCACGCCCGGAAAGCCCTTCAGCGGCACCAGCGGTTCGCCGGTATAGGCCCATTCCTGGAGCTCTTCGATCGCGATGTGATAAAGCGGCTGGCGGCCGGTGCGCTCTTTGAACAGTGCGCGGGGGATGTTGACCATATGCGGACCACGCGGGCGCTCATAGGCGATCGGCGTGCCGCAATGGGCGCAGAAGCTGCGCGCGGTTTTGGTCGCCTTGTCCTCGTAGCGGGTGAGCGCGGTCTTGCCAGAGGTGATGCGAAAGCGCGTTTTCCAGCTGCCGACATAGGTGGCGTAGGCCGCGCCATGGGCACGGCGGCTACTGGCCGAATGATCGTGCCAGGCCCAGCGCGCGGGGACGTCGATCTCGAAGGTAACCTTGCCGCAGAGGCACTGGCCGGTGGCGATACCTGCGGCAGCTGCGGCTTTTGCCATCGAAGTCTCCTCATCGTCATTACGACGACAATACACGATTGTCATTCCGGGACGCGCCGAAAGGCGCGGACCCGGAATCCATCGAGCGGCAAGCCAGGACGTGAAACGGATTCCGGGCGCGACGCTCCGCGTCGCCCCGGAATGACAGGGAACGCTTACGCCGGCGTCAATTCGTACACGGGATAATCCGTATAGCCCTTCTCCTCGCCGCCATAGAACGTCGCGCGGCTATATGGCGTGATCGGGTAATCGTGCGCGAGGCGCCGCGGCAGGTCGGGGTTGGAGATGAAGATCCGGCCGAAGGCGATGATGTCGGCGTGGCCGTCGGCGATCGCGGCATTGGCGCTCTCACCGGTAAAGCCGCCAGCGGTCATGAGCACCCCGCTGTAGTGCGGACGGAACAGCACCATGGCCGAGGGCACGTTCTCCCAATGAACGTCCGCACGACCGGCGCCGCTCGAACGCGGCTCGATGAAATGCAGATAGGCCAGACCGAGCTTGTCGAGCGCCTTCACCACATGGGTGTAGAGCGGCATCGGATCAGGCTCGCCGGAATCGTTGGCGATGCCGTGCGGCGACAGCCGCACGCCGACGCGGTTGGCGCCCCAGACGTCGATCGCGGCCTGCGTGACTTCAAGCAGCAGCCGCGCGCGGTTCTCGATCGACCCGCCATATTGGTCGGTGCGCTGATTGCTGCGCGACTGCAAAAACTGCTCGAGCAGATAGCCGTTGGCGCCGTGGATCTCGACGCCGTCGAAGCCGGCGGCGAGCGCGTTCTTCGCGCCCAGCCGGAACGCTTCGACGATGCCCTTGACCTCGTCGGTCTCCAGCGCGCGGGGCGTCTCGTAATCGGCGATCTTGCCGTCGGCGGTCATCGCCTTCATGCCTTCCGCCTTGATCGCGATCGCCGAGGCCGACACCGGCATCGCGCCACCGTGGAACGAGGAATGCGAGACGCGGCCGACATGCCAGATCTGGAGGAAGATGATGCCGCCCTTGGCGTGCACGGCGTCGACCACCTTACGCCAGCCGGCAATCTGCGCCTCCGAATAGATGCCCGGCGTCGCCGGATTGCCGCGGCCGTGCGAGAGCACTGGCGACGCCTCGGCGATGATCAGGCCGCCTGGCGTGGCGCGCTGGCCGTAATATTCGGCGTTGAGCGGCCGCGGCGAAAAGCTCTCACGCTCGGCCCGCATCCGGGTGAGCGGCGCCATCGCGACGCGATGCGCGAGCTTGTACGGACCGACCTGCAACGGTTGGAACAACGCCGGATATTTCATGCTGGCCCCAATTGGCTATGGAAGGATGCGCATCATATAGCGAGGGCGGCCGCCGGAAAAGGCACCGCCCCCGCAAGAGAAAATATTCCCTCTCGCGGGAGGCGAGAGAGAAGGAAACCTACGCCGTCTTGATCCAGACGGCCTTCACGTTGAGATATTCCTCGACATGCTGCTTGCCGGATTCGCGGCCGTAGCCGCTCATCTTGTAGCCGCCGAAGGGCATGGCGGGGTCCATCGCCTGGTAGCAATTCACCCACACCGAGCCGGCGCGCAGGCTCTTCGCGACCGCGTGCGCCTTACTGACGTCGCGCGTCCACAGGCCCGAGCCGAGGCCGAATGTGGTGTTGTTGGCGCGCTTGATCAGCTCGTCCATGTCCTTGAAGGCGATCGCTGAGATCACCGGACCGAAGATCTCCTCCTGCGCGATGCGCATGTTGTCCTGGACATTGGCGAACACGGTCGGCGAGACGAAGAAGCCCTTGGCCAACGCGCCTTCGGTGACGCGGCCGCCGCCGGCGAGCGCCTTGGCGCCTTCCTTCTGGCCGATGTCGAGATAGCCGGTGACGCGCTCGAGCTGCTGCTCGGACACCAGCGGTCCGATCTGGGTGTTCGGATCGAGGCCGTTGCCGACTTGCAGCTTCTTGCCGAACTCGGCGACGCGGCCGACGAACTCTTCGTAGATCGACTGCTCGACGAACAGGCGCGTGCCCGCGCTGCAGATCTGGCCGGAGTTGGCGAACACCGCCATCGCCGCACCCGGCACGGCGGCATCGAGATCGGCGTCGCCAAACACGATGTCCGGCGACTTGCCGCCGAGCTCGAGCGAGACGCGCTTGAGGTTGCCGGCCGAGGCGCGGATGATCGACTGTCCCGTGACATGCGAGCCGGTGAAGGCAACCTTGTCGACGTCGTGATGCGAGGCAAGCGCTGCGCCCGCGGTCTCGCCGTATCCGGGGACGACGTTGATGACGCCTGCCGGCACGCCGGCTTCCATCGCGAGCTCGGCGATGCGCAGCGAGGTCAGCGGCGCTTCTTCGGCGGGCTTCAGCACCACGGTGCAACCGGTCGCGATCGCCGGGCCGATCTTCCAGATCGTCGCGGTGAGCGGACCGTTCCAGGGAATGATGGCGCCGACGACGCCGACAGGCTCCTTCAGCGTGTAGGAGAAGATCTCGCCGGGTAGCGAGTTCTCGACGGTCTCGCCGTGGATCGCAGTGGTCTGGCCGGCGTAATAGCGCAGCATGCCGACGGCACGCAGGCGGTAGGCGCGGGTGCGGCTGAGCGGAGCGCCCATGTCGAGCGTGTCGAGCTGCGACAATTCGTCGAAATTTTTCTCGACGAGATCGGCGAGCTTGAGCAGCAGGTTCTGCCGCTCGAACGGCTTGACCTTGCTCCAGGGCCCCTCGAAGGCGCGGCGGGCGGCCGAGACGGCGCGGTCGATATCTTCCTTGTCGCCCTCGGCGACGGTTGCGAGCAGTTCGCCGGTCGCTGGGTTATGGGTTTCGAAGCGCTTGCCGGAGGCCGCGTCGACCCACTTCCCATCGATCAGCATCTGCTTGTAGGACCCGTTGGCGAACGGATGGCGCGTGATCGGAATAGCCTGCGACACAGCCATGGCTGCACTCCCTAGTCAGGTGATTGATTGGTTTCGATCTGGGTGGGATCGTTAGGTGAAACAGAATACAGCGAGGCCGGAAAGGCGTAAAGTCGGCGTGGAACGAAGACCTCCCATTCCGACTTGTGCAGGGTCGCGCGAGTGCCATGTATAGGTCGCTCGAGCACCTCTTCTGGAGAATGAGCATGCCGCATCCCGTCATCACCAAGAACAACGTCGCCGTGGTCACCGGGGGTGCGTCCGGCATCGGCCTTGCCGCGGCCACGGCCTTCGCGCGCGCCGGGATGAAGGTGTGCATCGTCGATGTCGACCAGGCGCGGCTAGCCGAGGCCGCAACAAAACTGTCATCCATCGCGGGAACCCCGAATGTGATGACCTCCGCAGTCGACGTCAGCAACGCCGAGAGCGTCAAGGAACTGGAACGCGCGGTGGGCGCGCGTTTCGGCGGCACCGACCTCTTGATGAACAATGCCGGCATCCAGCCGGGCAGCACGCTGTTCGGCGAGCCAGACAATTGGCATCACATCATTGGCGTCAACATGTGGGGCATAATCAACGGGTCGCGCATCTTCACTCCCAACATGATCGCGCGCGGCAAGGCCGGGCTGATCATTAACACCGGCTCGAAGCAAGGCATCACCACACCGCCCGGCGATCCCGCCTACAACGTCTCCAAGGCGGGCGTAAAAGCGTTTACGGAAGCGCTCCAGCACGAGCTCCGAAATACGAAAGACTGCCACATTACGGCGCATCTGCTGATCCCCGGCTTCGTATTCACCGGCTTGACCGCAAAGGGCCGCACCGAAAAACCGGCCGCCGCGTGGACGCCAGAGCAGACCGTGGATTTCATGCTGGCCCGGCTCGAGGCCGGCGATTTCTACATCCTGTGCCCGGACAACGATGTGCCGCGCGCGCTCGACGAGAAGCGGATGCTGTGGGCGGCCGGCGACATCGTCGAGAACCGTCCGCCGCTGTCACGCTGGCACCCGGACCATGCGGATGCGTTCGCGAGGTTCGTGAAGGGCGAATAGGCGGCGGGGCCTACAGCGTCTCCTGCTGATGCCCGCAATTCTTGCAGGCGAACTTGACGCGGCTCTGGCCTTTTTCCGCCTGGACCCGGTTCGGCGCGCCGCATTTGCCGCAGACGGCCTCGATGCGGGTCGTGCCCTGCTTCACGACGATGGTCTTCTTTTCCATCGATTCGCGGATCAGGCGCTCGGCCTCTTCGCGCAGGGATTGTTTCGACAAAGCTCGTCTCCGCCTCTGGAAAGCGCGAGAGCCATATCGCACCCGCGATAAAATCTCAATCCGAAACGGGCGCTCAGATCTCGACAATCACATAGCTGTCCTCGACATGCACCGGGAAGGTCTCGGCGACATAGGGGCCCTTCTGCAATTCCTCGCCGCGCTCGACCGCGACCGGATATGACCGGATCTTGACGCGGTTCGGATCGAACCAGGACTGGCCGCTGCGCATGTCGAATTCCCAGCCATGCCAGGGACAGCGCAGCATCTCGCCGACGCGCGACCGCTCATAGACGCCGGGCTCGGGCGAGGTCAGCCGCGCCACACAGGCGGCTTTCTCCAGTGGGGCGCCCTCGTGCGGGCAGCGGTTCAGGAGCGCAAAGAACTCGCCGTTGACATGGAACACAACGATGTCGCGCCCGGCGATATCGACGACCTTGTTGCCGCCGGGCGGGATCTCGGTTGTGCGCGCGACGATGTGACGGGCCATGCGGGTCTCAGAACT is part of the Bradyrhizobium commune genome and harbors:
- a CDS encoding thiamine pyrophosphate-binding protein, whose amino-acid sequence is MKNKITGRSAFLALLKDEGITHLFGNPGTTELPIMHALKDHPDLTYVMAMQESLVVAIADGYSRASGKLVACNVHVAPGLGNAMGSLYNAQFTGTPMILTAGQQEQGHGLMEPVLYGPLVRMAEPLVKWAVEVTRLEDLPRIVRRAAKVAMTPPTGPVFISLPGDILNSEAGIDLGRSTRIDARTKPSDEALRAFAARLLKAERPVVVTMDEVVKSDALKEAAELAELLGAAAYQSSTPYGSHFLSESPSFVGTLARVQKAARDTLAPYDLLVALGGDPVRMSVYSEVDPLPDGLPILQVGLADWEIAKNFGAEIALKADVKETLRALIPVLKEMGGAILVQRARQRLAELAPKNWSARRAALVEQIGRSAGRAPIDPDYLVLQMVEAMPANAILVDEGLTSSRQITALRPHRDRYGYHGLASGGIGWGLPASVGASIANPDRPVVCFSGDGSAMYSIQSLWTAAHHKLPLNVVIANNGGYRIIKQRLLAFHGDDNYVGMDFADPPVDFAGMAKALGCEAIKVSDHRELKAALSSAFNRPGTKLIEVMVDGKV
- a CDS encoding TfoX/Sxy family protein; the protein is MAYDEGTAARVRRLLAGQRHVAEKKMMGGLCFMVDNVMCCTISGRGGMLFRVGPEAHAGMLKKPHTSPMEMRGRIMTGFVRVSDEGTRTEAGLRVWVKRALDFVATMPAKPPAKKAAPRTAAPTSTKAKAPPRGRVRTGLRR
- a CDS encoding GFA family protein, translating into MAKAAAAAGIATGQCLCGKVTFEIDVPARWAWHDHSASSRRAHGAAYATYVGSWKTRFRITSGKTALTRYEDKATKTARSFCAHCGTPIAYERPRGPHMVNIPRALFKERTGRQPLYHIAIEELQEWAYTGEPLVPLKGFPGVVWQRSKKKKRASGEDLFELGREEAL
- a CDS encoding alkene reductase — translated: MKYPALFQPLQVGPYKLAHRVAMAPLTRMRAERESFSPRPLNAEYYGQRATPGGLIIAEASPVLSHGRGNPATPGIYSEAQIAGWRKVVDAVHAKGGIIFLQIWHVGRVSHSSFHGGAMPVSASAIAIKAEGMKAMTADGKIADYETPRALETDEVKGIVEAFRLGAKNALAAGFDGVEIHGANGYLLEQFLQSRSNQRTDQYGGSIENRARLLLEVTQAAIDVWGANRVGVRLSPHGIANDSGEPDPMPLYTHVVKALDKLGLAYLHFIEPRSSGAGRADVHWENVPSAMVLFRPHYSGVLMTAGGFTGESANAAIADGHADIIAFGRIFISNPDLPRRLAHDYPITPYSRATFYGGEEKGYTDYPVYELTPA
- a CDS encoding aldehyde dehydrogenase family protein — encoded protein: MAVSQAIPITRHPFANGSYKQMLIDGKWVDAASGKRFETHNPATGELLATVAEGDKEDIDRAVSAARRAFEGPWSKVKPFERQNLLLKLADLVEKNFDELSQLDTLDMGAPLSRTRAYRLRAVGMLRYYAGQTTAIHGETVENSLPGEIFSYTLKEPVGVVGAIIPWNGPLTATIWKIGPAIATGCTVVLKPAEEAPLTSLRIAELAMEAGVPAGVINVVPGYGETAGAALASHHDVDKVAFTGSHVTGQSIIRASAGNLKRVSLELGGKSPDIVFGDADLDAAVPGAAMAVFANSGQICSAGTRLFVEQSIYEEFVGRVAEFGKKLQVGNGLDPNTQIGPLVSEQQLERVTGYLDIGQKEGAKALAGGGRVTEGALAKGFFVSPTVFANVQDNMRIAQEEIFGPVISAIAFKDMDELIKRANNTTFGLGSGLWTRDVSKAHAVAKSLRAGSVWVNCYQAMDPAMPFGGYKMSGYGRESGKQHVEEYLNVKAVWIKTA
- a CDS encoding SDR family NAD(P)-dependent oxidoreductase, with the translated sequence MPHPVITKNNVAVVTGGASGIGLAAATAFARAGMKVCIVDVDQARLAEAATKLSSIAGTPNVMTSAVDVSNAESVKELERAVGARFGGTDLLMNNAGIQPGSTLFGEPDNWHHIIGVNMWGIINGSRIFTPNMIARGKAGLIINTGSKQGITTPPGDPAYNVSKAGVKAFTEALQHELRNTKDCHITAHLLIPGFVFTGLTAKGRTEKPAAAWTPEQTVDFMLARLEAGDFYILCPDNDVPRALDEKRMLWAAGDIVENRPPLSRWHPDHADAFARFVKGE
- a CDS encoding Rieske (2Fe-2S) protein codes for the protein MARHIVARTTEIPPGGNKVVDIAGRDIVVFHVNGEFFALLNRCPHEGAPLEKAACVARLTSPEPGVYERSRVGEMLRCPWHGWEFDMRSGQSWFDPNRVKIRSYPVAVERGEELQKGPYVAETFPVHVEDSYVIVEI